The nucleotide sequence GCTTGGCGTCGGTATAGGTCACCGGGGCCAGGGTCACGTTGCCGGTGTTGGTCACCGAGAAGGTGTAGGTAACGGTGTCACCGGCGTCCGGCCCGTTGCCGTCGTTGTCGACCAGCGAGCCCGCGGTCTTGGCGAAGGAGTAGGCCGCCGTCCGGGTGAAGGGCAGCATCACGGTGTCGGTCGCGTTGATCGCCGTGCCGTCCGGCTTCTTGCCGGCCAGGGTGGCGGTGTTGTCGTAGTGACCCGCGTCGATGTCGGCCTGCGTCAGCACGTGGCTGCGCATCGGCGTCGTCGGGTAGCCCGACGGCCAGCAGTGGCGGCTCTCGCCCGGCGCCAGCTGCCCGGCGATCTCGGTGCCTGCCTGGCCCGCCGCCGTGGTCGGGTCGTAGCACAAGGCGTTGTTGATGCCGATGGCCGGGTCGTTCTTGCGGACGTCGGTGAGCGTCGTGTTACCGGTGTTGGACGCCAGCAACGAGTAGTCGATGCGGTCGTTGACGTCCACGATGCCGTTGTTGTTGACGTCGACGTACGTCCCGACCTTGTCCAGGGTCAGCCCGAAGGTCTGGTGGATCGGGGTCGAGGTGGAGTCGGTGGAGCTGCGCGTCGCGCCCGAGGGGCCCGTCGACGAGGCGGTCGCCGTGTTGTTGACGACGCCGGCGTCGATGTCGGCCTGGGTGATCGCGTAGGTGTTGCTCACCGTGACCTGGCAGGTCCGGGTCTGGCCGGGCAGGAAGTCACCCGTGCCGCAGGCCACCGGGTTCGGCGACAGCCGGGTGTCGGTGACGACGAGGTTGCGCTGCGTCGTCGTGCCCGTGTTGGTGACCGTGAAGGTGTAGGTGATGGAGTCGCCCGGGTCGGACTCGTCCTTCACCGTGCCGGTGTCCTTCAGCACGCTGGCGGTCTTGTCCAGCGTGATCTCGCCGACCCGCGACACCGGGGTGGTCGTGGTCGCGGTCGCCGTGACCGGACCGGTGGGCGAGATCGCGGAGGCGCTCGCCGCGTTGGTCACGCCGGCGGCGTCGACGTCGGCCTGGGTCAGCGTGTAGTTCACCGGCGGGCAGGTCGCCGTGGCGCCGGGGGCGAGCGAGGCCACGCACGCCGCCCCCGCGGCCACGCCGGCCTTGGCGTCGGCGTAGGTCACGTTCGTCAGGGTGGTGTTACCGGTGTTGGTCACCGAGAAGGTGTAGGTGATGACGTCACCCACGTCCTGGCGGCCGTCACGGTTGGCGTCCTGCACCGGCCCGGCGATCTTGGACATCGTCAGGGTGCCGGTGCGGGTCAGCGACGTCGACGTCGAGTCGGGCACGGTCAGGGTCGTGCCGTCCGGGCGGGTGAAGGTCGCGACGGCGTCGTTGGCCACCGAGCCGCGGTCCAGGTCGGCCTGGGTGAGGACGTACACGCGTGCCGGGCAGTCCCGGGTCTCCCCCGGTGCCAGCGCAGTGGTCCCGCAGGCCGCCCTGTCCAGGCCGAGGAGCGGGTCGCTGTAGGTGACCGGGTTGAGGTCGGTCGTGCCGGTGTTGGTGACCGAGAAGGTGTAGGTGATCGTGTCGCCCACGTCGGTGCCGTTGGCGTCGATGTCGGCCACCGAGCCAGCCACCTTGTCGAAGGTCGCACCGGAGGTCACGGCCAGCGGGGTCCGCGCCGTCGAGCTGGCCGTGACCGCGGCACCCAGCGCGGGCGTGCCCGTCACGGTGGCGGTGTTGACCACGGTGCCGGCGTTGAAGTCCGCCTGCGTGGTGGTGTATGACACCGCGGTGCAGCTCACCTGCTGGCCCGGCTCGAGGGCGGTGCTGCCGCACCGGACGTTCGACAGACCCAGCTTGGTGTCCGTGAGGGTCACCGTGCTCAGGGTCACCGATCCGGAGTTCGTCACCACGAAGGAGTAGGTGATCCGGTCGCCGGCGTCCTGCTTGCCGTCGTTGTTGGTGTCCACCGGCGTGCTGCCGGTCTTGACCAGCGTGATGCCGGTGGAGGTGTCGAGCGGGGTGGACGTGCCGTCCTTGGCCGACGGCGTGGTGCCGTCGGGGGCGGTCGCCGTCGCCGACGCGTCGTTGACCAGCGAGCCGGTGTTCACGTCCGCCTGGGTGACCGCGTAGGTCTTGGGCGGGCAGGTCACGGTGACCCCCGGCGCCAGCGGCGCCGTGCCGCAGGCGAGGGACGCGATACCGAGCTTGGCGTCGCTGTACGTCACCGTCTTGAGCGTCGTGGTCCCGGTGTTGGTGACCGAGAAGGTGAACTCGATCGTGTCACCGGCGTCCTTGACGCCGTTCTTGTTGGTGTCGGTCCACAGGCCGACTGCCTTGTCCAGCGACAGCGTGTTGATCGGCGGGTAGGTCGTGGTCACCGAGCTGGTGCCCTGGACGACGGTCTTGGCCGGGTCCAGCGCCGCCACGGAGGCGTTGTTGGTGAGCTTGCCCAGGTCGATCTCGGCCTGGGTGAGGGCGTGGGTCACGCCGCTCGGGAAGCAGTAGGCGCTCGCGCCCGGGGCCAGGGAGGTGATGTTCGTGCAGGTCGCCCCGGACAGGCCGAGGGCGGCGTCGGTCACGGTCACCGTGCCGAGCGTGGTGGTACCGGTATTGGTGACCTGGAAGCGGTAGGTCACCGTGTCGCCCGCGTCGACGCGGCCGTCGTTGTTGGCGTCGACGACCGAGCCGGCCGACTTCGTCAGCCTGACCGTGGAGGCCGTTACCAGCGCGGTGGACGTCGTGTCCGTGGGTGAGACGATCGGCTTGCCCACGAGGTCGGTGCCCGTCACGGAGGCGGAGTTGTCCACCGTGCCGCGGTCGGCGTCGGCCTGGGTCAGCGTGTACGTCACCGCCGAGCAGCTGCGGGTCTGGCCGGGGGCCAGGCCCGTCGAGCCGCACGGGAGCGGGGTGGGCGCCAGCAGCGTGTCGGTGAGCTGGACGTTGTTGGCGGTCACGTTGCCGACGTTGGTCACCGTGAAGGTGTAGGTGATCGTGTCACCCGCGTCGGGTCCGTTGCCGTCCAGGTCCACGAGCGTGCCGGCGACCTTGTCGAAGGTCAGCGCCGGGGTGTGCGAGATCGGCGTGGTGGTCGAGGCCGGGGCGGTCACCTCGGCACCCGACGGCGGCTTGCCGTAGGCCGTCGCGTGGTTGACCACCTGCTGGGCGTCCACGTCACCCTGCTGGACGACATAGGTCGTCTTCGCCACGGTGAGCGGGCAGGTGCGCACCTCGCCGGGGGCCAGCGGTCCGGACCCGCAGGCCTCCTTGACCAGGCCGAGCTTGTCGTCGGTGACGGTCACGGGGTTCAGGGTCGTGGAGCCGGTGTTCCTGACCGTGAAGGTGTAGACGATGGTGTCGCCGGCGTCCTGCATGGTGTTGCCGTTGGCGTTGTTGATCGGTGAGGCCGTCTTGGTCAGGGCGATGCCCGACGTGGCGTTCACCGTCGTCGCGGTGCTGTCCGGGCCGGTGACGACGCTGCCGTCGGGCGCGACGCCGGAGGCGGTGGCGTTGTTGACCACGGACCCCGCGTCGATGTCGGCCTGGGTGAGCTTGTAGCCCACGACGGCGCAGGTCACCGTCACGCCCGGGTCCACGGACGCCTGCGAGCAGGTGGCGTTGGTGAGGTTGGCCCGACCGTCGTTGATCGTGACCGGGTCGAGCGTCACGTTGCCGGAGTTGGTGACCGCGAAGGTGTAGGTGACGGTGTCACCCACGTTGACCACGCCGTCGGTGCCCGGGTCGACGGCCGAGGCCGTCTTGTCCAGGGTGATGGCGGGCTTCGGGGTCAGACCGGTGGTGGTGGAGGAGGTGGTCGTCACGGTGGCGCCGGTGGGCGACGTCGCGGACGCCGAGGCGGTGTTCCTGACCGCGCCGGAGTTCATGTCCGCCAGCGTGACCGAGTAGGTCTGCGTGATCTGGCACTCGCGCGTCTCGCCGGGCTTCATCGGCTCGGCCTGGTTCGGGTACCTCGTCTGGTCGGCGGCCGGCGGCCCGCAGACCGCCCCGCTGATGCCCAGCTTGGCGTCGCTGACCCTCGGGTTGGTCAGGGTCTGGGTGCCGGTGTTGGTGATCGAGAAGGTGTAGGTGATCGTGTCACCCTGGCTCGGCCCGGCCGGCGCCGCGGCGTCGACCAGCGAGCCCGCGGTCTTCTTCAGCGCGAGCGTCGAGCTGGGCAGCAGCGCCGTCGAGGTGACGTCGGTGTTGGTCACCGCCGCACCCGTGGGCGGGGTGCCCGAGACCTGGACGTGGTTGTCCCCGGTGCCCTTGTCGATGTCGGCCTGCTGGATCGTGTAGGTGAACGTGTTGCAGGTCAGCGAGCCGCCCGGCGGGATGGGTCCGCCGCCCGCGCAGGGCGCGGTGATGCCGTACGTCAGGTCCTTGACGGTGATGGTCGACAGGGTGACGTTGCCGGTGTTGTAGACGACGAAGTGGAAGGTGATGGTGTCGCCGGCGTCGACCCGGCCGGTGCCGTTGGCGTCGACGACGGGGTCGGCGCTCTTGTCGATCGCGATGGCCGGGGCCGAGGTGATCGTGTCGGTGACCTCGTCGGTGGCAGTGAGCGTCTGCAGCCCGGGCGTCAGCGCGGACACCTGGACGGCGTTGACGACCTTGCCCGCGTCGGCGTCCGCCGCGGTCAGCACGTAGTTGTAGGCGGGGCACGAGCGGGTGGCGCCCGGCGCGAGCGACCCGGTGCCGCAGGCGAGGTTGGTGAGCCCCAGCTTGGCGTCCGTCATACGGACGTCGGACAGGGTCGTGCTCCCGGTGTTGGTGACGGTGAAGGTGTAGCGGATCGTGTCACCGGTGTCCTGGCGCCCGTTGCCGTTCGCGTCGACGATGCCGCCGGAGACCTTGTCCACGGCCAGCGACTCGGTCGGGGTCAGGGAGGTCGTGGTCTGGTCGGTCGCCCCCACGGTCGTCCCCTGCGGGGAGCGGCCCTGGGCCGAGGCGGTGTTCTGCACCGAGCCGGCGTCGGCGTCGGCCTGCGTGACCGTGTAGGTCACGGCCGGGCAGGTGCGCGTCGCCCCCGGGGCCAGCCCGCCCGTGCCGCAGGGCACCAGGAGCAGGTTGAGCGTCGGGTCGGAGATCGTCACCGGGTCGAGGGTGACGTTGCCGGTGTTGGTCACCACGAAGCTGTAGCTGATGGTGTCGCCGGCGTCCTGGCGCTTGTCGCCGTTGGCGTCGACGAGCGGGCCCGCGACCTTGTCCAGGGACAGGCTCGGGACGAGCGTCAGGTCGCGGGAGACCGTGCTCGAGGCCGTGGCCGTCTTGCCCGTGGCGGACACCCCGGTGGCGGTGGCCGTGTTCACGAGCGTCCTGCCGTCCAGGTCGGCCTGCGTCAGCGTGTACCGACCCTGCGAGCAGGTGGCCGTCGCCCCGGGCGCCAGCGGCAGCGGGGTGCAGCCGGTGAGCGGGGTCGAGCCGAGGCGCGGGTCGCTGATGGACAGCTGGTTGATCGTCTCGGCACCGGTGTTCGTCACCTGGAAGCCGTAGTTGACGACGTCACCCGCGTCGGTGCGGCCGTTGCCGTTGATGTCGGTCCGCGACAGCAGCGTCTTGGTCAGCGAGATGAGCACCGACCCCGACGTGGTCGTGGACGTGCCGTCGGTGCTGGTGTAGGTCTTGCCCGCCGGGTCGGTGACGGAGGCGGTCGCGTTGTTGACCGCCGAGCCCGCGTCGATGTCCGACTGGGTGAGGACGTATGTCGTGGAAGAGCAGACCAGGGTCTGGCCCGGCTCGACGGTGCCCGTGCTGCAGGTGGCCTTGACGACGTTGGCCTTCGGGTCGTCCAGGGTGACGAAGGACAGGGTGACCGTCCCGGTGTTCTTGACCGAGAAGCCGTACACGACCTCGTCACCGACGTCGACGCCGTTGCCGTCCTTGTCGACCACCGAGGAGGCGGTCTTGTCGAAGACGTAGTTCACCTTGGGGGCCAGCGAGACGTCGTTGACGTCCTTGGCCGTCACCGGTGCCCCGACGGGCGGGGTGCCCTGGACCGAGGCTTCGTTGTGCACGGTGCCGGCGTTCATGTCGGCCTGGGTGAGGACGTAGTTGGCCACGTAGCAGGTGGTGGTCCGGCCCGGGTCGAGGATCGGCTGGTCGCAGACCCGTCCCGTGAGACCGAGCTTGGCGTCGGTCAGGTTGAGCAGGTTGAGCGTGACGTTGCCGGTGTTGGTGACCAGGAAGGTGTACGTGATGGTGTCACCGGCGTTCGGGGTGACGCCGTCACCGTTGTCGGCCACGGCGGAGGACTGCTTGTCCAGCGCCAGGGTGGGGGTCTGCGTCAGCAGCACCTGGTCGGTGTCCTGACCAGTCACGGTGGTCTTCTTCGGGTCCAGCCCCGCGACGGTCGCGGTGTTGTCC is from Arsenicicoccus dermatophilus and encodes:
- a CDS encoding DUF7507 domain-containing protein, with the translated sequence MVAITDPRLGLSNEPCTGTLTPGGQATCTIAVAKTTYTLTQADLDAGTVTNAVTATGTPTTGSAVTATGAVTDALAKTPGLTIDKTAGQLMDLDGNGPDAGDTLTYYFTVINTGTVSISNVTYTDPLVKAQNLACGVTPLAAGASRVCSAQTYTLTQTDVDSGAVTNKATASGTDPKGAPVTSAPDSTTTATSGATKVTLDKTDIGLTDVDGNGLDAGDTVTYRFWVINSGTTTLHHVDLLDSRLDPTTSTSGSTYCQWLDQQHPNGLAPGQGDWCYGAAQTYTLTQADIDAGSITNTAHVTAVGPEAQVVRSLDDSTSRALTPTSQVTVDKTHGALVDSAQPAGPSAGDTVTYSFSVTNTGATTLTGVTVSDPKVGMSNVLCAATLAPGATASCPSKAYTLTQADLDAGRVDNTATVAGLDPKKTTVTGQDTDQVLLTQTPTLALDKQSSAVADNGDGVTPNAGDTITYTFLVTNTGNVTLNLLNLTDAKLGLTGRVCDQPILDPGRTTTCYVANYVLTQADMNAGTVHNEASVQGTPPVGAPVTAKDVNDVSLAPKVNYVFDKTASSVVDKDGNGVDVGDEVVYGFSVKNTGTVTLSFVTLDDPKANVVKATCSTGTVEPGQTLVCSSTTYVLTQSDIDAGSAVNNATASVTDPAGKTYTSTDGTSTTTSGSVLISLTKTLLSRTDINGNGRTDAGDVVNYGFQVTNTGAETINQLSISDPRLGSTPLTGCTPLPLAPGATATCSQGRYTLTQADLDGRTLVNTATATGVSATGKTATASSTVSRDLTLVPSLSLDKVAGPLVDANGDKRQDAGDTISYSFVVTNTGNVTLDPVTISDPTLNLLLVPCGTGGLAPGATRTCPAVTYTVTQADADAGSVQNTASAQGRSPQGTTVGATDQTTTSLTPTESLAVDKVSGGIVDANGNGRQDTGDTIRYTFTVTNTGSTTLSDVRMTDAKLGLTNLACGTGSLAPGATRSCPAYNYVLTAADADAGKVVNAVQVSALTPGLQTLTATDEVTDTITSAPAIAIDKSADPVVDANGTGRVDAGDTITFHFVVYNTGNVTLSTITVKDLTYGITAPCAGGGPIPPGGSLTCNTFTYTIQQADIDKGTGDNHVQVSGTPPTGAAVTNTDVTSTALLPSSTLALKKTAGSLVDAAAPAGPSQGDTITYTFSITNTGTQTLTNPRVSDAKLGISGAVCGPPAADQTRYPNQAEPMKPGETRECQITQTYSVTLADMNSGAVRNTASASATSPTGATVTTTSSTTTGLTPKPAITLDKTASAVDPGTDGVVNVGDTVTYTFAVTNSGNVTLDPVTINDGRANLTNATCSQASVDPGVTVTCAVVGYKLTQADIDAGSVVNNATASGVAPDGSVVTGPDSTATTVNATSGIALTKTASPINNANGNTMQDAGDTIVYTFTVRNTGSTTLNPVTVTDDKLGLVKEACGSGPLAPGEVRTCPLTVAKTTYVVQQGDVDAQQVVNHATAYGKPPSGAEVTAPASTTTPISHTPALTFDKVAGTLVDLDGNGPDAGDTITYTFTVTNVGNVTANNVQLTDTLLAPTPLPCGSTGLAPGQTRSCSAVTYTLTQADADRGTVDNSASVTGTDLVGKPIVSPTDTTSTALVTASTVRLTKSAGSVVDANNDGRVDAGDTVTYRFQVTNTGTTTLGTVTVTDAALGLSGATCTNITSLAPGASAYCFPSGVTHALTQAEIDLGKLTNNASVAALDPAKTVVQGTSSVTTTYPPINTLSLDKAVGLWTDTNKNGVKDAGDTIEFTFSVTNTGTTTLKTVTYSDAKLGIASLACGTAPLAPGVTVTCPPKTYAVTQADVNTGSLVNDASATATAPDGTTPSAKDGTSTPLDTSTGITLVKTGSTPVDTNNDGKQDAGDRITYSFVVTNSGSVTLSTVTLTDTKLGLSNVRCGSTALEPGQQVSCTAVSYTTTQADFNAGTVVNTATVTGTPALGAAVTASSTARTPLAVTSGATFDKVAGSVADIDANGTDVGDTITYTFSVTNTGTTDLNPVTYSDPLLGLDRAACGTTALAPGETRDCPARVYVLTQADLDRGSVANDAVATFTRPDGTTLTVPDSTSTSLTRTGTLTMSKIAGPVQDANRDGRQDVGDVITYTFSVTNTGNTTLTNVTYADAKAGVAAGAACVASLAPGATATCPPVNYTLTQADVDAAGVTNAASASAISPTGPVTATATTTTPVSRVGEITLDKTASVLKDTGTVKDESDPGDSITYTFTVTNTGTTTQRNLVVTDTRLSPNPVACGTGDFLPGQTRTCQVTVSNTYAITQADIDAGVVNNTATASSTGPSGATRSSTDSTSTPIHQTFGLTLDKVGTYVDVNNNGIVDVNDRIDYSLLASNTGNTTLTDVRKNDPAIGINNALCYDPTTAAGQAGTEIAGQLAPGESRHCWPSGYPTTPMRSHVLTQADIDAGHYDNTATLAGKKPDGTAINATDTVMLPFTRTAAYSFAKTAGSLVDNDGNGPDAGDTVTYTFSVTNTGNVTLAPVTYTDAKLGISGAPCVASLAPGQTLACPAKLYTLTQADIDAGSVDNVASAVAIPPAGVPVTDQKSLVSTPTVGKDRLSLVKKAGALNDLDTNGPDAGDQITYTFTVTNTGTTTISSVVLDDAKLGLTNVACGTGPLAPGAGVTCPQQTYTLTQADVNNGLVHNAASVTGKDPAGTAVTAPSAVDVPITTAPRIALDKTDTVIADTVRDDVVGPGDTITYSFKVTNTGNVDLTSIRITDAKLGLDAASCSPAVTALAPGASTTCLVQVYALTQTDVDRGSVDNTATVNAVSAVSSTPVTASDANSRIVPQTTGLTLDKRGVMVDVNGNGIVDAGDRIDYTLIARNTGNITLTDVRKDDPAIGIYNATCGTGTLDPGQEVTCYPAGYPTTPLRNHVLTQADVDAGHYDNTATLTGTKPDGTKVAATDTVVMPWTRTASYTFDKQAGSLVDIDGNGPDAGDTITYTFTVTNTGTTTLTPVTYSDTKLGISNAQCVASLVPGVTASCPAKTYVLTQADVDSGSVANNASVVATPPTGVTVVNQADGTSTTTYGSSLISLTKTAGAITDLDGNGPDAGDQITYTFKVTNTGTTTLSSVVVNDAKLGMANVACGTGTLAPGASVTCTTRTYTTTQADVDAGAVHNDAGTTAKDPKGTTVTAPATADVPVTANPKMTLDKTDSAIVDTNGDGKVDAGDTITYQFTVKNTGNVTLNPVTVTDGKVGLASQACGTGPLLPGASRTCLTTPYVLTQADVDGGSVDNSAIAHGTTPTSGDVPATDTSSRLVASTPSL